The following coding sequences are from one Patagioenas fasciata isolate bPatFas1 chromosome 23, bPatFas1.hap1, whole genome shotgun sequence window:
- the PRDM2 gene encoding PR domain zinc finger protein 2 isoform X1: MNQNTTEPAVAVETLDDVPEHVLRGLPEDVRLFPSAVDKTRLGVWATKSILKGKKFGPFVGDKKKRSQVKSNVYMWEVYYPNLGWMCVDATDPEKGNWLRYINWARSGKEQNLFPLEINRTIYYKSLKPIAPGEELLVWYNGEDDPEIAAAIEEERASARSRRHSPKAKKGKKKTQEGKNKGKKAVDTNQKKAVLDSPADMRDSKEGHKEEDETPSVSAVLSLEQTAVIQEMVNQEVLPKLMVPSPTSEPQMVTEDKQGEAINCASDDLDDDEEEDDEEEEDEEEIEDINMPKDHAEMPLICEEKLDSLEEQKSTSEESPESSPKKKLVVKVPKARGESNGDVQEMFMFPCQHCERKFTTKQGLERHMHIHISTFNHAFKCRYCGKAFGTQINRRRHERRHEAGPKRKPFLTLTSSQHLDNVADNQVIVDDGLKDDLNVSSLVQDSVALDSEKVSQEMSNSAFAEENKEPKELHPCKYCKKVFGTHTNMRRHQRRVHERHLIPKGVRRKGFFTEEPPLQTEQAPPVQSVYIASTEIEEEGEVDDVYIMDISSNISENLNYYIDGKIQSNSSTSNCDVIQMESNSADLYGLNCIISPVTVEISPNLKVTQTHVNEPPKEPTSSGSNESKKRRTASPPLIPKIKTEVDPEPVTPTSSLNLPLSISTESLPFHKEKGVYLSSKLKQLLQTQDSKKMTPSEIPKLGPSVTSSPILPPVSSRFKRRTSSPPSSPQHSPVLRDFVKSGEGKTVWNDNIRSSKMPKFESHGNSPAWNLTGREEKETLSTLCFEDYKMSKDWTAAPTFGSVCNQQPLDLSSGMKQRSDVKNKNQVPWESVLDLSVHKKPCSDAEIREYKENSIQPTCSGVKKKKPTTRMLQKVLLNEYNGTDAATDSALAVSRSASPSKPLEPQADPDVDPALSASSLDTQPLSSSVSPVPQVAAVPSMCQLPPLLTPTNPPSPPPCPPVLTVATSPPSLLPTMPLPIPDVSASATNTSSCPSPLSNTTTQSPLPVLSPTVSPSPSPVPSVEPLISAASPGPPTLSSSSSSSSSSSFSSSSSSSSPSPPPLSVVSSVVSSADNLENTLPIIKQEEAENEQQKAREDPHTSSESVVQETFNKSFVCNVCESPFLSIKDLTKHLSIHAEEWPFKCEFCVQLFRDKTDLSEHRFLLHGVGNIFVCSICKKEFAFLCNLQQHQRDLHPDKECTHHQFESGTLRPQNFTDPSKANVEHMQSLPKDALEPSKEEDDEDLNDSSEELYTTIKIMASGVKSKDPDVRMGLNQHYPSFKPPPFQYHHRNPMGIGVTATNFTTHNIPQTFTTAIRCTKCGKSVDNMPELHKHILACASASDKKRYTPKKNPVPLKQTVQPKNGMVVIAGPGKNAFRRMGQPKRLNFNVEISKMSSNKLKISALKKKNQLVQKAILQKKKSAQQKAELKNNPSESDSHICPYCNREFTYIGSLNKHASYSCPKKPISPSSKKNSKKSASSPSPASSEKGNGLRRRTADAEIKMQSMQPHLGKTRARTSGPAQLQLPSASFKSKQNVKFVSSIRSKKPNSSSSLRNSSPVRVSRMSHVDGKKTKVVAKNNSSGISSKVSRKLHVRIQRNNKAVLPSKSAVASKKKADRFAVKSHERIGGPITRSLQQAANAEAAENKRDESTKQELKDFSYRLRMASRCPSSSSHNTSARQCKKPNCAASQFFKE; the protein is encoded by the exons AACACAACTGAACCTGCTGTCGCTGTGGAGACCTTGGATGATGTACCTGAGCACGTGCTTCGGGGGCTTCCTGAGGACGTGAGGCTCTTCCCCTCTGCTGTCGACAAGACGCGGCTTG GTGTCTGGGCaacaaaatcaattttaaaaggcAAGAAGTTTGGACCATTTGTTGGTGACAAGAAAAAGAGATCTCAAGTTAAGAGCAATGTGTACATGTGGGAG GTGTATTACCCAAACTTGGGCTGGATGTGCGTTGACGCAACGGATCCAGAGAAGGGGAACTGGCTGCGCTATATAAACTGGGCACGGTCAGGAAAGGAGCAAAATCTGTTTCCTCTGGAGATCAACAGGACCATCTACTACAAAAGTTTAAAG CCAATCGCGCCCGGCGAGGAGCTGTTGGTGTGGTACAATGGGGAGGACGACCCGGAGATAGCCGCCGCTATTGAGGAAGAGCGAGCCAGCGCCCGGAGCCGGCGGCACTCCCCGAAAGCTAAGAAAG GAAAGAAAAAGACTCAGGAAGGTAAAAACAAGGGAAAGAAGGCAGTGGATACAAACCAGAAAAAGGCTGTTTTGGACTCTCCTGCAGATATGAGGGATTCTAAAGAGG GTCATAAAGAGGAAGATGAAACACCTTCTGTTTCTGCTGTGCTGTCCCTGGAGCAAACAGCTGTGATTCAGGAAATGGTAAATCAAGAGGTGCTTCCAAAGCTGATGGTCCCCAGTCCCACCAGTGAACCACAAATGGTGACAGAAGACAAACAAGGAGAAGCAATAAACTGTGCATCAGATGACTTAGAtgatgatgaagaggaggatgatgaagaggaggaagatgaagaggagATAGAAGATATCAATATGCCTAAAGACCATGCTGAAATGCCTTTGATATGTGAAGAAAAGTTAGACTCTCTGGAAGAACAAAAGAGTACGTCAGAAGAATCTCCAGAAAGCTCTCCAAAGAAAAAGCTTGTTGTGAAAGTTCCAAAAGCAAGAGGTGAATCAAATGGTGATGTTCAGGAAATGTTCATGTTTCCCTGTCAGCATTGTGAGAGGAAGTTTACAACAAAGCAAGGGCTCGAACGCCACATGCACATCCACATCTCTACTTTCAACCATGCCTTCAAGTGTCGATACTGTGGGAAAGCCTTTGGTACTCAAATTAACAGGCGAAGACATGAGCGACGCCACGAAGCAGGGCCAAAAAGGAAACCGTTCCTAACACTGACGTCATCACAACACTTGGATAATGTTGCTGATAACCAAGTGATTGTGGATGATGGTCTGAAAGATGATCTGAATGTTTCCAGTCTTGTGCAAGACTCTGTTGCCTTGGATTCTGAGAAGGTTTCCCAAGAAATGTCAAACTCTGCTTTTGCTGAGGAAAATAAGGAACCCAAAGAATTGCACCCGTGCAAATACTGCAAAAAGGTTTTTGGAACTCACACCAACATGCGGAGGCACCAGCGTAGGGTTCACGAGCGTCATCTTATTCCCAAAGGTGTcagaagaaaaggatttttcACTGAAGAGCCACCGCTTCAGACTGAGCAGGCCCCTCCAGTCCAGAGCGTGTACATAGCAAGTACAGAAATTGAAGAGGAAGGCGAAGTAGACGATGTCTATATCATGGATATTTCCAGCAATATCTCTGAAAATTTAAATTATTATATTGATGGCAAAATTCAGTCCAACAGCAGCACTAGCAATTGTGATGTGATTCAGATGGAGTCCAACTCTGCAGACTTGTATGGCCTAAATTGTATAATCAGTCCAGTTACGGTGGAAATCTCCCCGAATTTAAAGGTGACACAAACACATGTGAATGAACCTCCCAAGGAACCCACCAGCAGTGGGAGCAATGAATCCAAAAAGAGAAGAACTGCCAGCCCTCCTCTCATaccaaaaataaaaactgaagtaGACCCAGAACCCGTAACTCCTACTAGTTCTTTAAATCTTCCCCTTAGCATTTCAACAGAAAGCCTACCTTTTCATAAAGAAAAAGGTGTTTATTTGTCATCAAAATTAAAACAGCTTCTTCAGACGCAGGACAGTAAGAAGATGACTCCAAGTGAAATCCCTAAACTAGGACCTTCTGTTACATCGTCCCCTATTTTGCCTCCAGTTTCCAGTAGATTTAAAAGAAGGACCAGCTCTCCTCCCAGTTCTCCCCAGCACAGTCCAGTTCTTCGAGACTTTGTCAAATCAGGTGAGGGAAAAACTGTGTGGAATGATAACATTCGGAGTTCAAAAATGCCAAAGTTTGAAAGCCACGGCAACTCACCTGCTTGGAACTTGACtggaagggaggaaaaagagaCTTTGAGCACTCTGTGCTTTGAAGACTATAAAATGTCAAAAGACTGGACAGCAGCTCCGACTTTTGGCAGCGTGTGCAACCAGCAGCCACTGGATTTATCTAGTGGCATGAAACAGAGGTCCGATGTCAAAAATAAGAATCAGGTTCCCTGGGAATCTGTTTTAGATTTAAGCGTGCATAAGAAGCCTTGCAGTGATGCCGAAATTAGGGAATACAAGGAAAATTCCATACAACCAACCTGTAGTGGTgttaaaaagaagaaaccaaCCACTCGCATGTTACAGAAGGTTCTGCTGAATGAGTACAACGGAACGGATGCAGCCACAGACAGCGCGCTTGCTGTGAGCAGGAGCGCGAGCCCAAGCAAACCCCTGGAGCCTCAGGCTGACCCTGACGTGGATCCCGCTCTCTCTGCATCTTCTCTTGACACTCAGCCCCTCAGTTCCTCAGTTTCCCCTGTGCCGCAGGTGGCTGCTGTGCCTTCCATGTGCCAGCTGCCTCCTTTGTTAACGCCAACCAACCCTCCTTCCCCTCCGCCCTGCCCACCTGTCCTAACCGTTGCTACATCGCCTCCTTCCCTTCTTCCGACGATGCCGTTACCTATTCCCGATGTCTCTGCCAGTGCCACTAACACTTCTTCCTGCCCATCTCCTCTTTCTAACACTACTACCCAGTCCCCACTGCCAGTTCTTTCACCCACGGTTTCTCCTTCTCCATCTCCCGTTCCTTCTGTTGAACCTCTTATTTCTGCTGCTTCACCTGGTCCTCCCACACTCTCTTCTTCATCTtcgtcctcctcttcctcctctttctcctcctcttcatcttcgtcatctccatctccacctcctctctctgTAGTTTCTTCTGTTGTTTCCTCTGCTGATAATCTGGAAAATACTCTCCCGATAATAAAACAGGAAGAAGCTGAAAATGAGCAACAGAAAGCAAGAGAAGATCCTCATACTTCAAGTGAATCAGTAGTGCAGGAAACATTCAATAAAAGCTTTGTGTGCAATGTCTGTGAATCACCTTTTCTTTCTATTAAAGACCTAACGAAGCATTTATCCATTCATGCTGAAGAATGGCCCTTCAAATGTGAATTCTGTGTACAGCTTTTTAGGGATAAAACGGACTTGTCGGAACATCGCTTTCTGCTTCACGGAGTAGGAAACATCTTTGTTTGCTCCATCTGTAAAAAGGAATTTGCTTTTTTGTGcaatttgcaacagcatcagcGGGATCTCCATCCAGACAAGGAGTGCACACATCATCAGTTTGAAAGTGGGACTTTGAGACCCCAGAATTTTACAGACCCTAGTAAGGCCAATGTGGAGCACATGCAGAGCCTGCCCAAAGATGCTTTGGAACCTTCTaaagaggaggacgatgaagatCTGAATGATTCCTCTGAAGAGCTTTATACTACTATAAAAATAATGGCATCTGGAGTCAAATCGAAAGATCCAGATGTTCGTATGGGCCTCAATCAACACTACCCAAGCTTTAAACCACCTCCATTTCAATATCACCACCGGAATCCTATGGGTATTGGGGTTACTGCAACAAACTTCACAACCCACAATATTCCACAGACTTTTACTACTGCCATTCGATGCACAAAATGCGGTAAGAGTGTTGATAACATGCCTGAGTTACACAAACACATACTGGCCTGTGCATCTGCcagtgacaaaaagagatacacacCTAAAAAGAATCCAGTACCACTGAAACAAACGGTGCAGCCAAAGAATGGCATGGTTGTCATAGCCGGCCCTGGAAAGAACGCCTTCAGGCGAATGGGTCAGCCCAAAAGACTTAATTTCAATGTTGAGATTAGCAAAATGTCttcaaataaactgaaaataagtgcattgaaaaagaaaaaccagctTGTCCAGAAGGCTATCttgcaaaaaaagaaatctgcccAGCAGAAGGCAGAGCTGAAAAATAATCCGTCCGAGTCAGACTCTCACATCTGCCCCTACTGTAACAGAGAGTTTACTTATATTGGGAGTTTGAATAAGCACGCATCGTACAGCTGTCCCAAAAAACCCATCTCTCCCTCCTCTAAAAAGAACTCAAAAAAAAGTGCAAGTTCTCCTTCGCCCGCAAGCAGCGAAAAAGGCAACGGCCTGCGCAGGAGAACGGCGGATGCAGAAATCAAAATGCAGAGCATGCAGCCCCACTTGGGCAAGACCAGAGCGCGGACCTCGGGACCCGCACAGCTCCAGCTGCCCTCCGCGTCCTTCAAATCCAAACAAAACGTGAAATTTGTGTCTTCGATTCGCTCTAAAAAGCCAAATTCCTCTTCGTCGTTGCGGAACTCTAGTCCTGTGAGAGTGTCCCGAATGTCCCACGTTGATGGGAAAAAAACTAAGGTGGTCGCTAAGAACAATTCCTCTGGAATCTCGAGCAAAGTGTCCCGGAAATTGCACGTCAGAATACAAAGGAATAATAAAGCGGTTTTGCCAAGTAAATCTGCTGTGGCGAGTAAGAAAAAGGCAGACAGGTTCGCTGTCAAGTCTCACGAGAGGATCGGAGGGCCGATCACCCGGAGCCTGCAGCAGGCAGCAAACGCGGAGGCGGCGGAAAACAAAAGAGACGAAAGTACAAAGCAAGAGCTAAAAGATTTCAG
- the PRDM2 gene encoding PR domain zinc finger protein 2 isoform X2, with product MNQNTTEPAVAVETLDDVPEHVLRGLPEDVRLFPSAVDKTRLGVWATKSILKGKKFGPFVGDKKKRSQVKSNVYMWEVYYPNLGWMCVDATDPEKGNWLRYINWARSGKEQNLFPLEINRTIYYKSLKPIAPGEELLVWYNGEDDPEIAAAIEEERASARSRRHSPKAKKGKKKTQEGKNKGKKAVDTNQKKAVLDSPADMRDSKEGHKEEDETPSVSAVLSLEQTAVIQEMVNQEVLPKLMVPSPTSEPQMVTEDKQGEAINCASDDLDDDEEEDDEEEEDEEEIEDINMPKDHAEMPLICEEKLDSLEEQKSTSEESPESSPKKKLVVKVPKARGESNGDVQEMFMFPCQHCERKFTTKQGLERHMHIHISTFNHAFKCRYCGKAFGTQINRRRHERRHEAGPKRKPFLTLTSSQHLDNVADNQVIVDDGLKDDLNVSSLVQDSVALDSEKVSQEMSNSAFAEENKEPKELHPCKYCKKVFGTHTNMRRHQRRVHERHLIPKGVRRKGFFTEEPPLQTEQAPPVQSVYIASTEIEEEGEVDDVYIMDISSNISENLNYYIDGKIQSNSSTSNCDVIQMESNSADLYGLNCIISPVTVEISPNLKVTQTHVNEPPKEPTSSGSNESKKRRTASPPLIPKIKTEVDPEPVTPTSSLNLPLSISTESLPFHKEKGVYLSSKLKQLLQTQDSKKMTPSEIPKLGPSVTSSPILPPVSSRFKRRTSSPPSSPQHSPVLRDFVKSGEGKTVWNDNIRSSKMPKFESHGNSPAWNLTGREEKETLSTLCFEDYKMSKDWTAAPTFGSVCNQQPLDLSSGMKQRSDVKNKNQVPWESVLDLSVHKKPCSDAEIREYKENSIQPTCSGVKKKKPTTRMLQKVLLNEYNGTDAATDSALAVSRSASPSKPLEPQADPDVDPALSASSLDTQPLSSSVSPVPQVAAVPSMCQLPPLLTPTNPPSPPPCPPVLTVATSPPSLLPTMPLPIPDVSASATNTSSCPSPLSNTTTQSPLPVLSPTVSPSPSPVPSVEPLISAASPGPPTLSSSSSSSSSSSFSSSSSSSSPSPPPLSVVSSVVSSADNLENTLPIIKQEEAENEQQKAREDPHTSSESVVQETFNKSFVCNVCESPFLSIKDLTKHLSIHAEEWPFKCEFCVQLFRDKTDLSEHRFLLHGVGNIFVCSICKKEFAFLCNLQQHQRDLHPDKECTHHQFESGTLRPQNFTDPSKANVEHMQSLPKDALEPSKEEDDEDLNDSSEELYTTIKIMASGVKSKDPDVRMGLNQHYPSFKPPPFQYHHRNPMGIGVTATNFTTHNIPQTFTTAIRCTKCGKSVDNMPELHKHILACASASDKKRYTPKKNPVPLKQTVQPKNGMVVIAGPGKNAFRRMGQPKRLNFNVEISKMSSNKLKISALKKKNQLVQKAILQKKKSAQQKAELKNNPSESDSHICPYCNREFTYIGSLNKHASYSCPKKPISPSSKKNSKKSASSPSPASSEKGNGLRRRTADAEIKMQSMQPHLGKTRARTSGPAQLQLPSASFKSKQNVKFVSSIRSKKPNSSSSLRNSSPVRVSRMSHVDGKKTKVVAKNNSSGISSKVSRKLHVRIQRNNKAVLPSKSAVASKKKADRFAVKSHERIGGPITRSLQQAANAEAAENKRDESTKQELKDFRNLL from the exons AACACAACTGAACCTGCTGTCGCTGTGGAGACCTTGGATGATGTACCTGAGCACGTGCTTCGGGGGCTTCCTGAGGACGTGAGGCTCTTCCCCTCTGCTGTCGACAAGACGCGGCTTG GTGTCTGGGCaacaaaatcaattttaaaaggcAAGAAGTTTGGACCATTTGTTGGTGACAAGAAAAAGAGATCTCAAGTTAAGAGCAATGTGTACATGTGGGAG GTGTATTACCCAAACTTGGGCTGGATGTGCGTTGACGCAACGGATCCAGAGAAGGGGAACTGGCTGCGCTATATAAACTGGGCACGGTCAGGAAAGGAGCAAAATCTGTTTCCTCTGGAGATCAACAGGACCATCTACTACAAAAGTTTAAAG CCAATCGCGCCCGGCGAGGAGCTGTTGGTGTGGTACAATGGGGAGGACGACCCGGAGATAGCCGCCGCTATTGAGGAAGAGCGAGCCAGCGCCCGGAGCCGGCGGCACTCCCCGAAAGCTAAGAAAG GAAAGAAAAAGACTCAGGAAGGTAAAAACAAGGGAAAGAAGGCAGTGGATACAAACCAGAAAAAGGCTGTTTTGGACTCTCCTGCAGATATGAGGGATTCTAAAGAGG GTCATAAAGAGGAAGATGAAACACCTTCTGTTTCTGCTGTGCTGTCCCTGGAGCAAACAGCTGTGATTCAGGAAATGGTAAATCAAGAGGTGCTTCCAAAGCTGATGGTCCCCAGTCCCACCAGTGAACCACAAATGGTGACAGAAGACAAACAAGGAGAAGCAATAAACTGTGCATCAGATGACTTAGAtgatgatgaagaggaggatgatgaagaggaggaagatgaagaggagATAGAAGATATCAATATGCCTAAAGACCATGCTGAAATGCCTTTGATATGTGAAGAAAAGTTAGACTCTCTGGAAGAACAAAAGAGTACGTCAGAAGAATCTCCAGAAAGCTCTCCAAAGAAAAAGCTTGTTGTGAAAGTTCCAAAAGCAAGAGGTGAATCAAATGGTGATGTTCAGGAAATGTTCATGTTTCCCTGTCAGCATTGTGAGAGGAAGTTTACAACAAAGCAAGGGCTCGAACGCCACATGCACATCCACATCTCTACTTTCAACCATGCCTTCAAGTGTCGATACTGTGGGAAAGCCTTTGGTACTCAAATTAACAGGCGAAGACATGAGCGACGCCACGAAGCAGGGCCAAAAAGGAAACCGTTCCTAACACTGACGTCATCACAACACTTGGATAATGTTGCTGATAACCAAGTGATTGTGGATGATGGTCTGAAAGATGATCTGAATGTTTCCAGTCTTGTGCAAGACTCTGTTGCCTTGGATTCTGAGAAGGTTTCCCAAGAAATGTCAAACTCTGCTTTTGCTGAGGAAAATAAGGAACCCAAAGAATTGCACCCGTGCAAATACTGCAAAAAGGTTTTTGGAACTCACACCAACATGCGGAGGCACCAGCGTAGGGTTCACGAGCGTCATCTTATTCCCAAAGGTGTcagaagaaaaggatttttcACTGAAGAGCCACCGCTTCAGACTGAGCAGGCCCCTCCAGTCCAGAGCGTGTACATAGCAAGTACAGAAATTGAAGAGGAAGGCGAAGTAGACGATGTCTATATCATGGATATTTCCAGCAATATCTCTGAAAATTTAAATTATTATATTGATGGCAAAATTCAGTCCAACAGCAGCACTAGCAATTGTGATGTGATTCAGATGGAGTCCAACTCTGCAGACTTGTATGGCCTAAATTGTATAATCAGTCCAGTTACGGTGGAAATCTCCCCGAATTTAAAGGTGACACAAACACATGTGAATGAACCTCCCAAGGAACCCACCAGCAGTGGGAGCAATGAATCCAAAAAGAGAAGAACTGCCAGCCCTCCTCTCATaccaaaaataaaaactgaagtaGACCCAGAACCCGTAACTCCTACTAGTTCTTTAAATCTTCCCCTTAGCATTTCAACAGAAAGCCTACCTTTTCATAAAGAAAAAGGTGTTTATTTGTCATCAAAATTAAAACAGCTTCTTCAGACGCAGGACAGTAAGAAGATGACTCCAAGTGAAATCCCTAAACTAGGACCTTCTGTTACATCGTCCCCTATTTTGCCTCCAGTTTCCAGTAGATTTAAAAGAAGGACCAGCTCTCCTCCCAGTTCTCCCCAGCACAGTCCAGTTCTTCGAGACTTTGTCAAATCAGGTGAGGGAAAAACTGTGTGGAATGATAACATTCGGAGTTCAAAAATGCCAAAGTTTGAAAGCCACGGCAACTCACCTGCTTGGAACTTGACtggaagggaggaaaaagagaCTTTGAGCACTCTGTGCTTTGAAGACTATAAAATGTCAAAAGACTGGACAGCAGCTCCGACTTTTGGCAGCGTGTGCAACCAGCAGCCACTGGATTTATCTAGTGGCATGAAACAGAGGTCCGATGTCAAAAATAAGAATCAGGTTCCCTGGGAATCTGTTTTAGATTTAAGCGTGCATAAGAAGCCTTGCAGTGATGCCGAAATTAGGGAATACAAGGAAAATTCCATACAACCAACCTGTAGTGGTgttaaaaagaagaaaccaaCCACTCGCATGTTACAGAAGGTTCTGCTGAATGAGTACAACGGAACGGATGCAGCCACAGACAGCGCGCTTGCTGTGAGCAGGAGCGCGAGCCCAAGCAAACCCCTGGAGCCTCAGGCTGACCCTGACGTGGATCCCGCTCTCTCTGCATCTTCTCTTGACACTCAGCCCCTCAGTTCCTCAGTTTCCCCTGTGCCGCAGGTGGCTGCTGTGCCTTCCATGTGCCAGCTGCCTCCTTTGTTAACGCCAACCAACCCTCCTTCCCCTCCGCCCTGCCCACCTGTCCTAACCGTTGCTACATCGCCTCCTTCCCTTCTTCCGACGATGCCGTTACCTATTCCCGATGTCTCTGCCAGTGCCACTAACACTTCTTCCTGCCCATCTCCTCTTTCTAACACTACTACCCAGTCCCCACTGCCAGTTCTTTCACCCACGGTTTCTCCTTCTCCATCTCCCGTTCCTTCTGTTGAACCTCTTATTTCTGCTGCTTCACCTGGTCCTCCCACACTCTCTTCTTCATCTtcgtcctcctcttcctcctctttctcctcctcttcatcttcgtcatctccatctccacctcctctctctgTAGTTTCTTCTGTTGTTTCCTCTGCTGATAATCTGGAAAATACTCTCCCGATAATAAAACAGGAAGAAGCTGAAAATGAGCAACAGAAAGCAAGAGAAGATCCTCATACTTCAAGTGAATCAGTAGTGCAGGAAACATTCAATAAAAGCTTTGTGTGCAATGTCTGTGAATCACCTTTTCTTTCTATTAAAGACCTAACGAAGCATTTATCCATTCATGCTGAAGAATGGCCCTTCAAATGTGAATTCTGTGTACAGCTTTTTAGGGATAAAACGGACTTGTCGGAACATCGCTTTCTGCTTCACGGAGTAGGAAACATCTTTGTTTGCTCCATCTGTAAAAAGGAATTTGCTTTTTTGTGcaatttgcaacagcatcagcGGGATCTCCATCCAGACAAGGAGTGCACACATCATCAGTTTGAAAGTGGGACTTTGAGACCCCAGAATTTTACAGACCCTAGTAAGGCCAATGTGGAGCACATGCAGAGCCTGCCCAAAGATGCTTTGGAACCTTCTaaagaggaggacgatgaagatCTGAATGATTCCTCTGAAGAGCTTTATACTACTATAAAAATAATGGCATCTGGAGTCAAATCGAAAGATCCAGATGTTCGTATGGGCCTCAATCAACACTACCCAAGCTTTAAACCACCTCCATTTCAATATCACCACCGGAATCCTATGGGTATTGGGGTTACTGCAACAAACTTCACAACCCACAATATTCCACAGACTTTTACTACTGCCATTCGATGCACAAAATGCGGTAAGAGTGTTGATAACATGCCTGAGTTACACAAACACATACTGGCCTGTGCATCTGCcagtgacaaaaagagatacacacCTAAAAAGAATCCAGTACCACTGAAACAAACGGTGCAGCCAAAGAATGGCATGGTTGTCATAGCCGGCCCTGGAAAGAACGCCTTCAGGCGAATGGGTCAGCCCAAAAGACTTAATTTCAATGTTGAGATTAGCAAAATGTCttcaaataaactgaaaataagtgcattgaaaaagaaaaaccagctTGTCCAGAAGGCTATCttgcaaaaaaagaaatctgcccAGCAGAAGGCAGAGCTGAAAAATAATCCGTCCGAGTCAGACTCTCACATCTGCCCCTACTGTAACAGAGAGTTTACTTATATTGGGAGTTTGAATAAGCACGCATCGTACAGCTGTCCCAAAAAACCCATCTCTCCCTCCTCTAAAAAGAACTCAAAAAAAAGTGCAAGTTCTCCTTCGCCCGCAAGCAGCGAAAAAGGCAACGGCCTGCGCAGGAGAACGGCGGATGCAGAAATCAAAATGCAGAGCATGCAGCCCCACTTGGGCAAGACCAGAGCGCGGACCTCGGGACCCGCACAGCTCCAGCTGCCCTCCGCGTCCTTCAAATCCAAACAAAACGTGAAATTTGTGTCTTCGATTCGCTCTAAAAAGCCAAATTCCTCTTCGTCGTTGCGGAACTCTAGTCCTGTGAGAGTGTCCCGAATGTCCCACGTTGATGGGAAAAAAACTAAGGTGGTCGCTAAGAACAATTCCTCTGGAATCTCGAGCAAAGTGTCCCGGAAATTGCACGTCAGAATACAAAGGAATAATAAAGCGGTTTTGCCAAGTAAATCTGCTGTGGCGAGTAAGAAAAAGGCAGACAGGTTCGCTGTCAAGTCTCACGAGAGGATCGGAGGGCCGATCACCCGGAGCCTGCAGCAGGCAGCAAACGCGGAGGCGGCGGAAAACAAAAGAGACGAAAGTACAAAGCAAGAGCTAAAAGATTTCAG gaATCTCctgtaa